ccgATCAGCCTTATACTTTGTGGgcacatgtatgactgtatgctcaagaaCTTCTCTTGGTTTCCGTGATTTAcagttgttgaaaaacctgttttattgattcatcacttacagctgactcctcactcctcttaactggCTTGTAGTTAAGAGGCCGAAAACTAACTGGCCGCTAGTATTCCAGAAATCAGCTCAGCttaaaacaacaagccttactGTCTGTTACAGGTCACATTTTGGCTGTtgtcatggctcaaaaactgacatccatagagaAGTTTGGTCTTATTTCAAACCAGAGCATCTGCATAATAATTCTATACCCGATATATTATGATCCATTAAAGTAAGGCACAATACAAGATTAATAAATCCTCTTTTTTCTTATCTCTGCCatcatcttgactgtaagggaacCGGGAGGGACAATTCAACCAAGTGCAGCTCTCCGCGGTCCTGCTGTAACCCGGTTTTAGGTCTGTTTGCTGCATGGTTTCATACCACTGCGGGGGTGTCTCAGAAGCAAAGCGTTTTGCCTGACTGATTTTTGTAGAcatgcagattttgttgatttggtcatttttattcatatttgtgCTTTAACCATGAGTAAGTGAGAGGACTGCGTAGTCAAATGGTTTCTTTTTTAGTCcaatttaattgtgtttattgttgttatttcttaCTTTGTTGGGCTGTAGCCTACAGATGAAGTTAATACCGTTAAAAGTGTAGTTGTGAATATTATGGAACACAGATTTGGGGCTGTGGTCTGAATCACACTGCAGCACATCGGCTGGAATTACAAGAATTGTCCAGGGTGGCTGTGATCAGCTCGGGTAGCCGAAATGCAGCAGCCTGGCGGAGATCTGCACTTTACTGAGTACACTTTTCTACTTACAATCTGGatgctattattattttttcttctatCAGTCAtaaaacactgcactgtaattGCTGCAAATTGGGAACATAGTGACATTGCTACAACAAAGACACAATCAGACAGGTTGTAACTAGACATCAGTTTAGATAATCTAGACAGTATTTTAGGATATGAGCAAAAGTGAGCACACCTGAAATGTCAGCAATAATTGTTAAGTGCACAGGAAAACTGTATGCACACAACTATGATATGTATGGTAGATTCAAATCAAGAACCAATAAACTGATAGTTGGGAGAAAACTCTTATTGTTCATCTTCAGTTTCTCTTCCAAATAAGTCTGGATAATCCGTGAGTTTGTGTTAAACCCATCTAATTGTTtgactgcttgtgtttgttGCCCCTTCCTAcaatatgtctttttttgttgttgctgtgtgaCCAGATTTAGGCTAAAAAAACTAAATGCCAGTattataacacaaaaaaataaaaccccaaTTGTAGAAATTACTTTAAGTAGCACATTTTCGTCACTGTGAGAATTTCAACTTCAGTCTGTTCTCGTCAACCAAAAGATTTTGATGGttgaataaaacacaaagtgatgAACTCAGATAGAGTCAGGAAACgccagaaaacaaatgaacttGTTCCTGGTCTGGATTAATGACATTGGatcttctctctctctaccaGTGACAGTCCGCCTCATGTCCATGTTGACGAACTCTCTACGGACACAGTCATCCAGGTGATCAGTAATATGACCCAGACCATCAGACAACACTTCCCCAACCTGACTGTCTTTCCAGCCCTGGGAAACCATGACTACTGGCCACAGGTAACTTCATTTTAAGGTCATTGGATGGCAAGCAGTAGTCGGGTTTCCATCCACTtatttttattcgcattttcaacaattgcgaaaaaaaacttgaatggaaacgccagaaattcaagggggtggaaaagtcagcgtatcgatattaggaaaatgcgacttttggcaatggaaacagatttagggAATAAACAATGACGTAGGCTACTGGATCCTACTTCTACTTAACACACATACCTGTGTGAACTTAGAGAGAGGTAATTactccagtgtcaggtgagtgtaggCTATTTCACAGCTTACCTGAATAGACTGGACGTGTTGAATACCGCTGCATCATGTGCGCTGCCTGGTGaaccaacacagacatcacggcattatgtaggctacgctgacaacgctgatatgagtgtgatgagagctctcgcaatagccaagaagttcccaaggaatctctccatctcgtcgtagtcatggatgtgcgggtaattgtttacatcagttgtggacatgagacgctctcaatgacgtcatctcacagcggcctcttcttctacgggtgttcttttgcattttcatttttcatgagaagcgccaccttctgctcgacctgttgactcccaatactcgcaaaacaataatgaatggaaaagtgcataaattcgcattttcttttgcgcattttcattttttggatggaaacccagttaGTGTCTCTAGGATGATGTATACGGGACAGATGATTGTAGGGTGGAGCATAGAGATAAATTGTAACCCTATCATCGTGTAGCAGTATGAAGCTTTTTATTTACTAGTCTTTTACAGTAGAGAAGGTTGGACTCTTGATCAGTTTGATTCATTTAGGTTTTTGGGTGACATTTTGGGCCAGTTTTAAATTAATGTGCTGTACATTTAATGACGTGGGATGTCAGTAGTAACAGTGGATTATACCAGCTAGCATTTTACTGTCATGAAATGTCAGTATTTGCAAACTGATATCAGTCGAGCCCTAATATTTGGTACTagattgtttaaatatttcaataaTTGCTCTTTAAAATCGTCATTCTCAGAGTTCATTTCATTATAAGTGACTTGTAGCATGTAGCCATGTAACGTGCCTCTGCGTAGCAGTTTGTTATCCTGCTCAGGCTAAGTGTTACTGCATCATTGTTCTTAGGACCAGATGCTGACCACCACTAACGCCATCTACAAAGCTGCCGCCCAGCTGTGGAAACCCTGGCTGCAGACTGAAGCTCTGCTCACACTCTCACAAGGTAACATGTTAAACATCAGCTGCTGGGAGGATGTTTCTGTCACATTATTGCAGCTCAGACCCCACAAACCTGTTGTAATGCAAATTCTTTATATGTTTTAAATTTCCAACAATTACACTCTGTCTGGGCAGGCTTTATTTAGTGCTTTGCTCTGTTACTGCAGGCGGTTTCTACTCCCAGCTGGTGAAGCCTGGTTTGAGGTTGCTTAGTCTCAACACCATCCTCTACTACGGCCCCAACAAAGTCACAAGAAACATGACAGACCCTGCTGGGCAGTTTGAGTGGCTGGAGAAAACTCTGGAGAAAGCTGCTCAGAGCCAGGAGAAGGTCTGACATTTCCTGACGTAAACCCTGACAATTTCGCTAAAGTTTGCACTCGAAGAGCATGTAAATGTTTCTTACTTCTTGCTTCAGGTGTACATCATAGCTCATATACCGGTGGGGTACCTGCCGTTTGTCAGAAACACCACCGCTGTAAGAGAAAGCCACAACGAGAGGCTGGTCTCCATCTTCAGACAGTACAGTGATGTCATCGCGGGGCATTTCTATGGCCACACCCACCGTGACAGCATCATGGTGCTGTTGGACAAACAAGGTGAAGTGCGATTATTGAAGTTGATTGTGAACATGTGAGGTTgatcttgatttttttccagCCCATCATAGATGCAACGCTTTAAAAAGAAGATATAATTTATCATAAATGTCCTTTTCCAGTTACCTCATGCTGTGTCTTTCATTACGCTCACAGCATGGGGGTAACCATGCTAAATGATAATATGAAATTTCATCTATGTATTAAAGCAAATCAAGAGGACAGGACACATAAATAGAAAGCCTTGATATTGATTCTATCAGTAGAAAAACTCTCTATGATGAATTCACTTTTCTTTAAAGCACTGACCTTTTGATGATGAATCACAGATTAGATGAAGATAATATTGGGCTAATTCGCTCATTTCAAAAAGGCTGATAAAATACGATGCTCAGCTCGGCCCTAAAGCTACAGACACTCTATTAGCAGAAGCTGTTTGCATTGCTGAGGTTAGTGTGTGTGAACAAACTTGCCACATGGCAGAGATTTACACTATATTTGAAtgttgtttgggatgtccttattatgacaacttgacattaattaaagtgacattaccagaagatggctttgtcatgacaataataatcattatgtcaacttgtcataaacacagaaagaggtgcatttctagttaatgtcaacttgtcatgacaaagacaacttctggtaatgtcactttgattaatgtcaagttgtcataatcaagacaacccaaacaatgtcaacttgtcattacaaaaaccgaatgacacttaatgacagcagtcataaacgtttatgacatgtacgtaatgttcatgacaggtacctgaccgtgtcatgtcatagttatgacagtgtcatgtcactctgaTGTTTGTGCAGCTTAGTTATGTCATAttcatgttatttttgttttgttttgtaggcaaACCAGTGAattctctctttgtctcaccGGCTGTTACACCAATCAAAGCAGTTTTGGAGCCCTACTCCAACAACCCAGGATTCCGCATGTACTTGTACAACCCCAAGGACTACACTCTGTTGGTAAGAAGCTCTGTGCTGCATAACTACATCAATTTGGCATTAAGATGTTTATATTTATCAGAACTAAGGGGCCAAAGCAACCtcaaatttataaaaaaaaaaaaaacagtcccaAAAGTGCACAAAAACATGGCAGCCATGGCCATATGAGGAATTTAAAAGTTGCATGAAAAACATACATATCATAGGTACTTCTCTCAAATGACTATCTCACACACTAAactaataaaacaacaaaataaaagtttggtAAGGCTCCAAGTGAGATCCTTGATTTATATTTcacaa
The sequence above is drawn from the Epinephelus moara isolate mb chromosome 12, YSFRI_EMoa_1.0, whole genome shotgun sequence genome and encodes:
- the smpdl3a gene encoding acid sphingomyelinase-like phosphodiesterase 3a, with amino-acid sequence MAQLVCFVLVLLCGAAPLAAAPTGSSYLPGTGRFWHITDLHLDPTYNLAPDPTKVCYSSKGAPAKDAGLFGDFLCDSPYRLIQSAFTHMATLTQPEDFIIWTGDSPPHVHVDELSTDTVIQVISNMTQTIRQHFPNLTVFPALGNHDYWPQDQMLTTTNAIYKAAAQLWKPWLQTEALLTLSQGGFYSQLVKPGLRLLSLNTILYYGPNKVTRNMTDPAGQFEWLEKTLEKAAQSQEKVYIIAHIPVGYLPFVRNTTAVRESHNERLVSIFRQYSDVIAGHFYGHTHRDSIMVLLDKQGKPVNSLFVSPAVTPIKAVLEPYSNNPGFRMYLYNPKDYTLLDIWQYYLNLTEANEKQRSDWRLEYIMTEAFGLTDLQPQSLLQLGLSLRLPQTKAFDMYFSHYMVSYNSSIICDGDCKLYQVCAVLYLDQLSYSKCLAGREW